The nucleotide sequence ATATCAATTCCGCTTACGTTGTAGTTCAATTTAGTGAGATAGTAACTGACTCTACCAATTCCACAAGGTACATCAAGAATATTTCTCGCATCAATCTTATATTTCTTAACTACTTCGTCTATCCATTTAGCCCACTTTTCTCCTTCTTCCCATATCTTCAGCATCTCGTTAATGTAAAGATCAGACTCAAATATCTTAATCCAATAATCTTCCATTAGATATTCATATGGCTGAATGAAAAAATAAAACTACCTATCTTACGCTAAACGATTTCCAATAAACTTGAGGTAATATTTAATATATTTGTAGAATAATCAAGTATCAACAATGCTCGTACTGAATAAAACTCAGTTAGAGGAAATTCTTGACGCCGAAACAGCAGTAAATGCAGTCAAAGAAGCTTTTTCACTATATTCATCAAGGAGAGTGGTCCAACCACAAAGACAAGTACTGAGCGTTAAGGGAAACTGGTGGGGAATCATGCCGTCTTACACTGATCTCTCTCTTGCAGTAAAGATAGTCAACGTAATACCATCAAATAAGGAAAGAAATATACCGAGTGTGCAAGGAGTAGTTATATTAATGTCCCCAGATACAGGCGAGACATTAGCCATACTAGATGGTTTAGTCCTTACAGCAATTAGGACTTCGTCCGCGAGTATTTTATCAGCAGAGCTAGCCATGAACACAAGAACAATAGGAACTTTAGGTATAATAGGAGCCGGTACCGAAGCCCGTTACCACCTAAAATTAGGCTTAAGTTATTTCAAAGTTGGTAGGGTGTTGATTTCAGCAAGGAGAAATCATTATTTATTAGCTAAAGAATTCGGTGCTGAGGCTGTAGAGCTAGAAAAAGTGCTAAGGGAAGCCGATGTTATATTTTCCACAACTTCTTCATCCTCACCCGTGATTTTAGGTAAATACTTGAGAGACGATTTCCACATCTCCAGTATAGGTGCACATACACCTGAGTCAAGGGAAATAGATGATGATACTATAAGAAAGATTGAGACATATATGGTGGATTCTGTTGAGGCTGTAGCGAATGAAACAGGAGATTAT is from Sulfolobus acidocaldarius DSM 639 and encodes:
- a CDS encoding ornithine cyclodeaminase family protein; its protein translation is MLVLNKTQLEEILDAETAVNAVKEAFSLYSSRRVVQPQRQVLSVKGNWWGIMPSYTDLSLAVKIVNVIPSNKERNIPSVQGVVILMSPDTGETLAILDGLVLTAIRTSSASILSAELAMNTRTIGTLGIIGAGTEARYHLKLGLSYFKVGRVLISARRNHYLLAKEFGAEAVELEKVLREADVIFSTTSSSSPVILGKYLRDDFHISSIGAHTPESREIDDDTIRKIETYMVDSVEAVANETGDYIQPVNSGVLRKEKVIEIGEVINRGLNVKRPSLFKTVGIASEDNLTAYMAYKVALKKGIGINVE